The following coding sequences are from one Arthrobacter crystallopoietes window:
- a CDS encoding 2-hydroxyacid dehydrogenase, translated as MVTIQEGTAVERPLNIVVTDPIISRFETQLKHDGGAHHWQMAAAWDADRQGKALADADVVVCSALPAEQASAASRLQLVHVTGAGFDKIAVGSLAPSVIVANTFHHARPIAEHVLMVTLMLSRRVLTADRELRAGNWQTIATSADVPFHPTLDSMVLGLVGLGSIGTEVARLAQAMGMTVQAIRNNSAAILPEDLHPAWVGGHDELPKLLETSDVVVVTVPLDAATHGLIGAAEIARMKSSAVLINVARGPVVDQAALYDALAGNRIAGAGIDVWWGPPEKGNVPPSDFAFEALPNVVVTPHYSGHARVTFERRAADIVANIGNLAAGRPLFNIVRAAD; from the coding sequence GTGGTGACGATCCAGGAAGGCACGGCGGTGGAGCGGCCGCTGAACATCGTTGTCACCGACCCGATCATCAGCCGTTTCGAAACCCAGCTAAAGCACGACGGCGGCGCGCACCATTGGCAGATGGCCGCGGCTTGGGATGCAGACCGGCAAGGCAAAGCCCTTGCCGACGCGGACGTGGTGGTCTGTTCCGCCCTTCCCGCCGAGCAGGCGTCCGCAGCCTCCCGGCTGCAACTGGTCCACGTTACCGGGGCAGGCTTCGACAAAATTGCGGTGGGTTCGCTGGCTCCGTCGGTGATCGTGGCGAACACGTTCCATCATGCCCGCCCCATTGCCGAACACGTTCTGATGGTCACGTTGATGCTCTCGCGCCGCGTCCTGACGGCGGACCGCGAGCTCCGCGCCGGGAACTGGCAGACCATCGCCACCAGCGCCGACGTGCCGTTCCACCCGACACTGGATTCCATGGTGCTGGGACTGGTGGGCCTGGGCTCGATCGGCACCGAAGTCGCCCGGCTAGCCCAAGCCATGGGAATGACGGTGCAGGCCATCCGCAACAATTCGGCCGCCATACTTCCGGAGGATCTGCATCCGGCGTGGGTGGGCGGTCACGACGAACTGCCCAAGCTGCTGGAGACTTCCGACGTGGTGGTCGTGACCGTCCCGCTGGACGCAGCCACCCATGGACTGATCGGGGCTGCCGAAATAGCCCGGATGAAGAGCTCAGCCGTCCTGATCAATGTGGCCCGCGGTCCGGTAGTGGACCAGGCCGCGCTGTACGACGCTCTGGCGGGCAACCGCATCGCGGGAGCCGGGATCGACGTCTGGTGGGGGCCACCCGAGAAGGGCAACGTCCCGCCGTCGGACTTTGCGTTCGAGGCGCTGCCGAACGTCGTCGTAACGCCGCACTACTCCGGCCATGCGCGCGTCACCTTCGAGCGCCGGGCTGCCGACATTGTGGCCAACATCGGCAATCTGGCTGCGGGACGGCCGCTGTTCAACATAGTGCGTGCCGCCGATTAG
- a CDS encoding sulfite exporter TauE/SafE family protein: MTPAEYALIAVAVFAAAGLQSSIGFGMGMLAAPVIALVDPALLPASIIILALMLTTMVTARERAHLDLKGAGWALVGRIPGSLFGAWLVVVLPGEGLAWLVAAAVLLGVVLAFFGWSPFPGRANLIAAGAASGVMGTSTSIGGAPMALVWQGQQGARLRGTMSAFFMVGSAVSLVALAAAGQVTSEVLILTAWMVPAALAGYVVSRYTNRFLDRRRLRLAALSAAGFGAVLLVGRLLLG, from the coding sequence GTGACCCCGGCCGAGTATGCCCTGATTGCCGTAGCCGTCTTCGCTGCAGCCGGCCTGCAGTCCTCGATCGGCTTCGGCATGGGCATGCTCGCCGCACCCGTCATCGCACTCGTCGACCCCGCTCTCCTACCCGCCAGCATCATCATCCTGGCCCTGATGCTGACCACCATGGTCACTGCCCGGGAGCGGGCTCATCTTGATCTCAAGGGGGCCGGCTGGGCGCTGGTGGGCAGGATTCCCGGCAGCCTGTTCGGTGCCTGGCTGGTAGTGGTCCTCCCCGGCGAGGGACTGGCCTGGCTGGTCGCCGCAGCCGTTCTGCTAGGGGTGGTGCTGGCCTTCTTCGGCTGGTCACCCTTCCCGGGCAGGGCAAATTTGATCGCGGCGGGGGCTGCCTCCGGCGTCATGGGGACTTCGACGTCCATCGGCGGGGCTCCCATGGCCCTGGTGTGGCAAGGACAGCAGGGCGCACGGCTGCGCGGCACCATGAGCGCCTTCTTCATGGTCGGCTCAGCGGTTTCACTGGTGGCACTTGCAGCGGCTGGTCAAGTGACCTCCGAAGTCCTTATCCTGACGGCCTGGATGGTCCCCGCCGCACTCGCCGGATATGTCGTCTCCCGCTACACCAACCGTTTCCTGGACCGCCGCCGCCTGCGACTCGCAGCACTCTCAGCAGCGGGATTCGGCGCCGTCCTTTTGGTGGGCCGCTTGCTGCTGGGCTGA
- a CDS encoding ABC transporter ATP-binding protein translates to MTETLTRPQGSGTLLEVEGVTKTFHVPKGPSGNSRLRALDGISLSVGRGETLGLVGESGCGKSTLARTLMMLERPDSGTVRFDGQDPFGMRGKELLAWRRRVQMVFQDPFASLNARMNAGEIISEPWRAHKDLYRTSREREARVRELLHMVGLRPSDAKKSPQEFSGGQRQRIGIARALALNPDVIILDEPVSALDLSVQAQVLNLLNDLQHRLGVAYVFISHDLSVVRHVADRVAVMYLGRIIETGATEEVFDRPRHPYTAALMSASPKLDVTGTERNRIILQGEIPSPLDPPSGCRFRTRCWKAQDICAEQLPPAVPAPEDASHAAECHFPLETIKVRTPDPVPAQ, encoded by the coding sequence ATGACTGAAACACTGACCCGGCCGCAGGGGAGCGGGACGCTGCTCGAAGTCGAGGGCGTCACCAAGACCTTCCACGTCCCCAAAGGGCCTTCGGGCAACAGCCGGCTGCGTGCCCTGGACGGCATCAGCCTCTCGGTAGGGCGCGGCGAGACGCTGGGCCTGGTGGGCGAGTCCGGCTGCGGCAAGTCCACGCTGGCCCGGACCCTGATGATGCTGGAACGGCCGGATTCCGGGACCGTGCGCTTCGACGGGCAGGACCCCTTCGGCATGCGCGGCAAGGAACTGCTGGCCTGGCGCCGGCGGGTGCAGATGGTCTTCCAGGATCCGTTCGCGTCCCTGAACGCCCGCATGAACGCCGGGGAAATCATTTCCGAGCCGTGGCGGGCACACAAGGACCTTTACCGCACGTCCAGGGAACGCGAGGCCCGCGTCCGCGAACTGCTCCACATGGTGGGGCTGCGGCCCTCGGACGCGAAGAAGTCTCCGCAGGAATTCTCCGGCGGCCAGCGCCAGCGCATCGGCATCGCCCGCGCGCTAGCCCTGAACCCCGACGTGATCATCCTGGACGAACCGGTCTCGGCCCTGGACCTCTCCGTCCAGGCCCAGGTGCTCAACCTCCTGAACGACCTGCAGCATCGGCTCGGGGTGGCCTACGTGTTCATCTCGCACGACCTGTCCGTGGTCCGCCACGTCGCGGACCGGGTGGCCGTGATGTATTTAGGCCGGATCATCGAGACCGGTGCCACGGAGGAAGTCTTCGACCGCCCCCGCCACCCGTACACGGCCGCGCTGATGTCTGCTTCCCCCAAACTGGATGTCACCGGCACCGAGCGCAACCGGATCATCCTGCAGGGCGAAATACCCTCGCCGCTGGATCCGCCCTCGGGCTGCCGCTTCCGGACCCGCTGCTGGAAGGCCCAGGACATCTGCGCCGAGCAGCTGCCCCCGGCCGTCCCCGCCCCCGAAGACGCCTCGCATGCCGCCGAATGCCACTTTCCGCTCGAGACGATCAAGGTCCGCACCCCGGACCCGGTACCGGCCCAGTGA
- a CDS encoding ABC transporter ATP-binding protein produces the protein MSALTQDSPATAGQTGTTVLKVEGLTVDLRTGRGTVRAVDNVGFEARAGETLALLGESGCGKSMTAKAVAGLLDPIADVTGGEIVLNGTDLAALSPRQRRKFAGPELGIVFQDALTALNPVYPVGTQLGEAFRIHHKLSAKQAKEKAIELMKRVGIPEPESRVNAYPHQFSGGMRQRILIAMAVALNPRLLIADEPTTALDVTVQAQIMALLRSLREESDMAVVLITHDLAVVAEEADTVAIMYAGNVVETGRVADVFSNPRHPYTKGLLESVPVNAERGGELNSIPGSPPELHNIPPGCVYQSRCPMVQEICRARRPELLPIKDDGGNPGRHPARPATATALPVTVRAAACHFSEELDND, from the coding sequence ATGAGCGCTCTCACCCAGGACTCGCCGGCTACGGCCGGGCAGACCGGCACCACGGTGCTGAAAGTCGAGGGACTGACCGTGGACCTGCGCACGGGCCGCGGCACGGTGCGCGCCGTGGACAATGTGGGTTTTGAGGCCCGTGCCGGGGAGACCCTGGCGTTGCTGGGCGAGTCCGGCTGCGGCAAGTCCATGACGGCCAAGGCCGTTGCCGGTTTGCTGGATCCGATCGCGGACGTGACCGGCGGCGAGATCGTCCTGAACGGGACGGACCTGGCCGCGTTGAGTCCGCGGCAGCGGCGCAAGTTCGCCGGACCGGAGCTGGGCATCGTGTTCCAGGACGCGTTGACCGCCCTGAACCCGGTTTATCCGGTGGGCACGCAGCTGGGCGAGGCCTTCCGGATCCACCATAAACTCTCCGCGAAGCAGGCCAAGGAAAAGGCCATCGAACTGATGAAACGCGTGGGCATCCCGGAGCCGGAGTCCCGGGTTAACGCGTACCCGCACCAGTTCTCCGGCGGCATGCGCCAACGGATCCTGATCGCGATGGCGGTGGCATTGAACCCGCGGCTGCTGATCGCGGACGAGCCGACCACGGCCCTGGACGTCACCGTCCAGGCCCAGATCATGGCCCTGCTGCGCAGTCTCCGCGAGGAAAGCGACATGGCGGTAGTGCTCATTACCCACGACCTGGCCGTTGTCGCCGAAGAAGCCGATACCGTGGCGATCATGTATGCGGGGAATGTGGTGGAGACCGGGCGGGTGGCCGATGTCTTCTCCAACCCCCGCCACCCCTACACCAAGGGCCTGCTGGAATCAGTGCCGGTCAACGCCGAACGCGGCGGTGAGCTCAATTCCATTCCCGGCAGCCCGCCCGAACTGCACAACATCCCGCCCGGCTGCGTTTACCAGTCGCGCTGCCCGATGGTGCAGGAGATCTGCCGGGCCCGGCGCCCGGAACTGCTGCCGATCAAGGACGACGGCGGGAACCCGGGCCGCCATCCCGCCCGGCCTGCCACAGCCACGGCACTGCCTGTCACCGTGCGGGCTGCGGCCTGCCACTTCAGCGAGGAGCTGGACAATGACTGA
- a CDS encoding ABC transporter permease: MLGRLVVATRTTISVALPAVGVALVIGSLWGVWAGYHRGWRETVSMRVADVIMSFPSLLLAVVVLYVFNPSVANIVLILAITRIPIYLRTARAESAELQSRTFVDAARTFGARPNAIIGRHVIPVVLPTLLTLATLEFCYVMLAESSLSFLGIGIQPPDVSWGLMVAQGRQYLQTAWWLSIFPGLAIVITTIAANVLAAWLRIATDPAQRWRLALPRKRLIARIPVKTEESK, translated from the coding sequence GTGCTCGGCCGCCTGGTCGTGGCCACCCGGACCACGATTTCCGTGGCCCTGCCGGCGGTCGGCGTTGCGCTGGTCATCGGTTCCCTCTGGGGAGTGTGGGCCGGCTACCACCGCGGCTGGCGTGAAACCGTGTCCATGCGCGTCGCAGATGTGATCATGAGTTTTCCCTCGCTGCTGCTCGCCGTCGTCGTGCTCTATGTTTTCAACCCCAGCGTTGCCAACATTGTGCTGATCCTGGCGATTACCCGGATCCCGATTTATCTGCGTACCGCCCGCGCCGAGTCGGCGGAGCTGCAGAGCAGGACGTTCGTGGACGCGGCGCGGACCTTCGGTGCCAGGCCCAACGCCATCATTGGCCGCCATGTCATCCCGGTGGTGCTGCCGACGCTGCTGACGCTGGCCACGCTGGAGTTCTGCTACGTCATGCTGGCCGAGTCTTCCTTGAGCTTTCTGGGTATCGGCATCCAGCCGCCGGACGTCAGCTGGGGCCTGATGGTGGCCCAGGGCCGGCAGTATCTGCAGACCGCGTGGTGGCTCTCCATCTTCCCCGGCCTGGCCATCGTGATCACTACCATCGCCGCGAACGTGCTGGCGGCCTGGCTGCGGATCGCTACCGATCCGGCGCAGCGCTGGCGTCTGGCGCTGCCGCGCAAACGCCTGATCGCCCGTATTCCTGTCAAGACCGAGGAGTCGAAGTAA
- a CDS encoding ABC transporter permease: MLVYLRKRILSSALPLVAVIVGVFALARLTGNPANLYLPLNATDQMRADFTARHGLDQPLLTQMADYFGGVLRLDFGESLRTGESAAAMALRAFPATLQLAATTMVLAVILAVIVGCWAALKPNGIADRISSFVSMAAASIPDFWLAIVGIWIFAITLGWLPTSGVGGASAWVLPIATLLLRPFGVLVQIVRGAMVSALSEPYIKLARSKGAGDVRVVTHHALRNAAAPALTVAGDLTVGLVNGAVVVETIFGWPGIGKLMIDSILQRDFAVLQAAVLLTAIAIFVLNILIDLGYALLDARVRPATVKA; the protein is encoded by the coding sequence ATGCTTGTCTACCTGAGAAAGCGAATCCTTTCCAGCGCGTTGCCGTTGGTGGCTGTGATTGTGGGGGTGTTCGCGCTTGCCCGATTGACCGGTAATCCGGCCAACCTGTATTTGCCGCTGAATGCGACGGACCAGATGCGGGCGGACTTTACTGCCCGTCATGGTCTGGACCAGCCGCTGCTGACGCAGATGGCCGATTACTTCGGCGGGGTCCTCAGGTTGGACTTCGGTGAGTCCCTCAGGACGGGGGAGTCCGCGGCAGCCATGGCGTTGCGGGCTTTCCCGGCCACCCTGCAGTTGGCCGCTACTACCATGGTGCTGGCCGTCATTCTGGCGGTGATTGTCGGTTGTTGGGCGGCGTTGAAGCCTAACGGCATCGCCGACCGTATTTCCAGTTTCGTGTCGATGGCCGCGGCGTCGATCCCGGACTTCTGGCTGGCTATTGTCGGCATCTGGATCTTTGCCATCACGTTGGGCTGGCTGCCGACCTCCGGTGTCGGCGGCGCGTCGGCCTGGGTGCTGCCGATTGCGACTTTGTTGTTGCGGCCGTTCGGGGTGTTGGTCCAGATTGTCCGGGGCGCCATGGTGTCCGCGTTGTCCGAGCCGTATATCAAGCTGGCCCGCAGCAAGGGTGCCGGCGACGTGCGGGTGGTCACCCATCATGCTTTGCGCAATGCGGCGGCGCCGGCGCTGACCGTGGCGGGCGATCTGACCGTGGGCCTGGTCAACGGGGCGGTGGTGGTGGAAACCATCTTCGGCTGGCCCGGCATCGGCAAGCTCATGATCGACTCCATCCTGCAGCGCGATTTCGCGGTCCTGCAGGCAGCGGTCCTGTTGACCGCGATTGCAATCTTTGTCCTGAACATCCTCATTGACCTGGGCTACGCGCTGCTGGATGCACGTGTCCGCCCGGCCACTGTGAAGGCGTAG
- a CDS encoding ABC transporter substrate-binding protein — protein sequence MSSSPSIKRQLRLQIPVVVAGSALLLSGCSVANSENAAGATAGAASDTLRVVLQQEPPTLEACEANLTSTGVVVRSNVTQPLIERNPTTGELEPLLATEWEATSDTEWTLKLRDDVKFQDGTDFNAEAAAYTIDRAVNSDLGCNVEGYVFGDTDLEVEAVDATTLKVTTPEPDPILPLRLSFLEVVPTSTSDTEKVREPIGTGPYKIEQWDAGQKITLSTWDGYWGDAPAFPKAEYQWRGEGTVRAAMVTSGEADIAMGLGPDDGAGDLGVNYPNNETIGLRLSGDTAPLDDIRVRQAINYAIDKEGIVASLYQNKDKVAAQLIPEGVVGHNASLEAWPFDLEKAKALVAEAKADGVPVDTKITLVARNAQFPKVTELSQVLQEQLAQAGLNVELKMTETSQHLQYQIRPFVEDQGPIALLIQHGNQAGDAAFTVEQYMLSDGAQSSFGTEEFDKRLLEAGKSSGDDRQQAYEDIFTYQNENVVQFATIAHQTGILGKSAAINYTPNSSSGDELRLTEMTPAS from the coding sequence ATGTCTTCTTCACCATCCATCAAACGACAGCTCAGGCTGCAGATACCCGTCGTCGTTGCCGGGTCCGCTTTGCTCCTAAGCGGTTGTTCCGTAGCCAACTCAGAGAATGCCGCCGGCGCTACCGCCGGTGCCGCGTCCGACACCCTCCGAGTGGTCCTCCAGCAGGAGCCCCCCACTTTGGAGGCCTGCGAAGCGAACCTGACCTCGACCGGCGTCGTTGTCCGGTCGAACGTCACACAGCCTCTTATCGAGCGCAACCCGACTACCGGCGAACTCGAGCCGCTGCTGGCAACCGAGTGGGAGGCAACCTCCGATACCGAATGGACTCTGAAACTTCGCGATGATGTGAAGTTCCAGGACGGGACCGACTTCAACGCGGAAGCCGCCGCCTACACTATCGACCGCGCTGTTAACTCCGATCTCGGCTGCAACGTCGAAGGGTATGTCTTCGGCGACACCGATCTGGAAGTCGAGGCGGTGGATGCAACAACTCTGAAGGTTACGACGCCGGAACCGGATCCGATTCTTCCGTTACGGTTGTCCTTCCTCGAAGTAGTACCAACCTCCACCAGCGACACGGAGAAGGTCCGGGAACCGATCGGTACCGGGCCCTACAAGATCGAGCAGTGGGATGCCGGCCAGAAGATTACGCTGAGCACGTGGGACGGATACTGGGGCGATGCGCCGGCCTTCCCCAAGGCTGAGTACCAGTGGCGTGGCGAGGGCACTGTCCGAGCGGCCATGGTGACGAGCGGCGAAGCCGATATTGCGATGGGTCTGGGGCCGGACGACGGCGCCGGAGATCTTGGCGTGAATTACCCGAATAACGAAACGATCGGCCTGCGACTCAGTGGCGATACCGCGCCGCTGGACGACATCCGCGTCCGCCAGGCCATTAACTACGCCATCGACAAGGAAGGCATCGTCGCCAGCCTGTACCAGAACAAGGACAAGGTAGCAGCACAGCTGATCCCGGAAGGGGTAGTTGGACACAACGCCTCGCTGGAGGCCTGGCCCTTCGATCTTGAGAAGGCCAAGGCGCTTGTCGCAGAAGCCAAGGCGGACGGCGTGCCGGTTGACACCAAGATCACTTTGGTAGCCCGCAACGCACAGTTCCCCAAGGTCACGGAGCTGTCGCAGGTATTGCAGGAACAGCTGGCCCAGGCAGGTCTCAACGTTGAACTCAAGATGACCGAAACGTCGCAGCACCTGCAGTACCAGATCCGGCCGTTCGTTGAGGACCAAGGTCCCATCGCGCTCCTGATCCAGCATGGCAACCAGGCTGGGGACGCCGCGTTCACCGTTGAGCAGTACATGCTCAGCGACGGCGCCCAAAGCTCCTTCGGAACGGAAGAATTCGACAAGCGGCTGCTTGAAGCGGGCAAGAGCTCCGGAGATGACCGGCAGCAGGCCTACGAAGACATCTTCACCTATCAGAACGAGAACGTCGTGCAGTTCGCGACCATCGCACACCAGACGGGCATCTTGGGCAAGTCTGCAGCTATCAACTACACGCCTAACTCATCCTCCGGCGACGAGTTGCGCCTGACCGAGATGACCCCGGCCAGCTGA
- a CDS encoding 2-hydroxyacid dehydrogenase: MTTTNAVLQVGPLMPAVQDPITTEYGAVRLPDNADERAAFLAARGAEFGVAVTSGRFGVGTGLMQQLPNLRAVVNFGVGYDTTDVAQAAERGIAVSNTPDVLNDCVADTALALYLDVLRRISTADRYVRRGDWLSKGNFPLATKASGKRVGIVGLGRIGKVIARRLEGFDCLISYHNRRPVDGVSYEYRDSLIDLARDSDVLIVAAAGGPDSAGLINAEVIEALGRDGYLINIARGSVVDESALVAALVKGKLAGAGLDVFADEPRVPVELLGLDNVVVLPHLGSGTHETRAGMAQLTLANLKRFLDDGTLETPVH; the protein is encoded by the coding sequence ATGACGACAACCAACGCAGTGCTGCAGGTAGGGCCCTTGATGCCTGCCGTTCAGGATCCGATCACCACCGAGTACGGTGCCGTGCGCTTGCCCGATAACGCAGATGAGCGTGCAGCTTTCCTTGCAGCACGAGGCGCTGAGTTCGGCGTCGCCGTGACGTCCGGGCGCTTCGGTGTCGGCACCGGACTGATGCAACAGCTCCCGAACCTGCGTGCGGTAGTTAACTTCGGCGTCGGTTATGACACCACCGATGTGGCTCAAGCCGCTGAGCGCGGCATCGCCGTCAGCAACACTCCCGACGTTCTCAATGACTGTGTCGCCGATACCGCGCTCGCCCTTTATCTGGATGTCCTCCGCCGGATCAGCACCGCGGACCGCTACGTCCGGCGAGGCGACTGGCTAAGCAAGGGCAACTTTCCGCTGGCGACGAAAGCCAGTGGAAAGCGCGTCGGCATTGTCGGCCTCGGCCGCATCGGCAAAGTCATCGCGCGTCGCTTGGAAGGCTTCGATTGCCTCATCTCGTATCACAACCGACGTCCCGTTGACGGCGTTTCGTACGAATACCGGGACTCGCTGATTGATCTTGCACGGGACTCAGATGTCCTCATCGTGGCAGCCGCCGGCGGTCCCGACTCTGCCGGATTGATCAATGCGGAAGTCATTGAGGCACTTGGCCGCGACGGATACCTCATCAATATCGCCCGGGGTAGCGTCGTCGACGAGTCCGCTCTCGTGGCCGCGCTGGTCAAGGGAAAATTGGCCGGCGCCGGGCTGGATGTCTTCGCCGACGAGCCCAGGGTTCCCGTGGAACTCCTGGGTCTGGACAACGTCGTCGTCCTCCCGCATTTGGGCAGCGGCACGCATGAAACGCGCGCTGGCATGGCCCAGCTGACTTTGGCCAACCTCAAGCGCTTCCTGGACGACGGCACTTTGGAAACTCCCGTCCATTAG
- a CDS encoding universal stress protein produces the protein MSVAVGFVPTDEGRIALQSAIDEAALRSTNLRILGPALAENTPAAQAELTEALKRAADLGVPAVVRDMEGDDDPGDLIVDVSFEDDVELVVIGVRRRSRVGKLILGSTAQRVILEAGCPVHAVKPSVGPRG, from the coding sequence ATGAGTGTTGCCGTTGGCTTCGTCCCCACGGATGAAGGTCGTATTGCCCTGCAAAGTGCCATTGATGAGGCGGCCCTGCGCAGCACCAATCTGAGGATCCTCGGTCCCGCCCTGGCGGAAAATACTCCTGCTGCACAAGCAGAACTGACCGAAGCCCTGAAGCGTGCCGCGGATCTTGGGGTTCCGGCGGTGGTCCGGGACATGGAGGGCGACGACGACCCGGGCGACCTGATCGTTGATGTCTCCTTTGAGGACGACGTCGAGCTCGTTGTCATCGGGGTCCGCCGCCGCTCCCGGGTGGGCAAACTGATTCTAGGCAGCACCGCCCAACGTGTGATCCTCGAAGCCGGTTGCCCCGTCCACGCGGTCAAACCCTCAGTGGGTCCGCGCGGCTGA
- a CDS encoding IclR family transcriptional regulator, which translates to MSAPSAVPARAGTAALSGIREVKSAARTVEVLEFLAARRNRPVTIRELCSELSAPRSSIYALLRTLTDLGWVRTDPTRSMYSIGIRALLAGTTYLDTDPLLRIVQPHLEELGKRLGETVHYGRLDGSDIVYLATQESPAYERKSNRVGRRLPAYATSLGKAVLANLGTDVDAHLPEKLLPLTQHTITSRRKLKADLEASRKRGYALDNEENTLGLRCFGVGLDLDDSGGDALSCSVPLDRLSPPREQEIVNELLATATLMRKIVRSLDGLLG; encoded by the coding sequence ATGAGCGCACCTTCTGCCGTGCCCGCCCGGGCGGGCACGGCCGCCCTCAGCGGCATTCGTGAGGTAAAGTCGGCGGCCCGGACCGTGGAAGTTCTTGAGTTTCTCGCAGCACGGCGCAACCGGCCAGTGACCATCCGGGAACTGTGTTCGGAATTGTCCGCCCCGCGCAGCAGCATCTATGCCCTGCTGCGCACTCTCACTGACTTGGGCTGGGTCCGCACGGATCCTACCCGCTCCATGTACAGCATCGGAATCAGGGCCCTCCTCGCCGGCACCACGTATCTGGACACGGATCCGCTGCTGCGGATCGTCCAGCCACATCTCGAAGAGCTGGGCAAACGCCTCGGCGAAACCGTGCACTACGGCAGACTGGATGGCTCCGACATTGTCTATCTGGCAACCCAGGAGTCTCCCGCCTATGAACGCAAATCCAACCGCGTCGGCCGTCGACTACCCGCTTACGCAACATCACTAGGCAAAGCGGTTCTGGCAAATTTAGGCACCGATGTGGATGCGCATTTGCCGGAGAAGCTGCTGCCCTTGACCCAGCACACGATCACCTCGCGCCGAAAGCTCAAGGCTGATCTGGAGGCTAGCAGGAAGAGGGGCTACGCCCTCGATAACGAAGAGAACACCCTGGGCTTGCGTTGCTTTGGAGTGGGCCTCGACTTGGATGACAGCGGCGGCGACGCCTTGAGTTGTTCGGTGCCCCTGGATCGTTTGAGCCCGCCTCGCGAGCAGGAGATCGTGAACGAACTCCTCGCGACTGCAACACTGATGCGAAAAATCGTTCGCAGTCTCGACGGCCTGCTGGGCTGA
- a CDS encoding NAD-dependent succinate-semialdehyde dehydrogenase gives MTATTNTASSTKTAYRVLNPATGEVVEEFPTATDADIQDALAAAQEAFQSWKDVPITERAKVVSRIAELFTERADELAAIITEEMGKPISESKDEAEFCTDIFNYFATEGPTLAADQEIKAIGGGRAMIQKLPVGPLLGIMPWNYPYYQVARFAAPNLMLGNTIILKHAENCPKSALAIQKIMDDAGLPKGAYVNVFATHDQVAEIIADPRIQGVSLTGSERAGAAIGEIAGRNLKKAVLELGGSDPYVVLDAADIKAAADAAWATRMENTGQACNSNKRMIVMEDIYDDFVAELTERAKNMKPGNPAEGTENTFGPLSSRAAAEGLAEQLKDAVNKGATVHAGGKLVDGPGSYLEPTVLTGVTKEMRAYKEELFGPVAVVYKVSSDEEAIALANDTDYGLGGAVFSTDEERARKIAQRLEVGMANVNGVGEGADIPFGGVKRSGFGRELGPLGMDEFVNKRLFYIAD, from the coding sequence GTGACCGCTACGACCAACACCGCCTCATCCACGAAGACCGCTTACCGGGTCCTGAACCCTGCTACCGGCGAGGTGGTTGAGGAATTCCCCACTGCCACGGACGCGGATATCCAGGACGCACTCGCGGCAGCCCAGGAAGCCTTCCAGTCCTGGAAGGACGTGCCGATCACCGAGCGCGCCAAGGTGGTCTCCCGCATCGCGGAGCTGTTCACCGAGCGCGCCGACGAGCTGGCCGCCATCATTACCGAAGAGATGGGCAAGCCCATCTCCGAGTCCAAGGACGAGGCCGAGTTCTGCACGGACATTTTCAACTACTTCGCCACCGAGGGCCCGACCCTCGCGGCCGACCAGGAGATCAAGGCCATCGGCGGCGGCCGCGCCATGATCCAGAAGCTCCCGGTCGGCCCGCTGCTGGGCATCATGCCGTGGAACTACCCGTACTATCAGGTGGCCCGCTTTGCCGCGCCGAACCTGATGCTCGGCAACACCATCATCCTTAAGCACGCGGAGAACTGCCCGAAGTCCGCCCTGGCCATCCAGAAGATCATGGACGACGCCGGCCTGCCCAAGGGCGCCTACGTCAACGTCTTCGCCACGCATGACCAGGTCGCGGAAATCATTGCCGACCCGCGCATCCAGGGCGTCTCCCTGACCGGTTCGGAGCGCGCCGGTGCTGCCATCGGCGAGATCGCCGGACGCAACCTCAAGAAGGCGGTCCTCGAACTCGGCGGCTCCGACCCGTATGTGGTTCTGGACGCCGCCGACATCAAGGCCGCCGCAGATGCGGCCTGGGCAACCCGGATGGAAAACACCGGCCAGGCCTGCAACTCGAACAAGCGCATGATCGTCATGGAAGACATCTATGACGACTTCGTCGCCGAACTGACCGAGCGGGCCAAGAACATGAAGCCCGGAAACCCTGCCGAGGGCACCGAAAACACCTTCGGCCCGCTTTCCTCCCGTGCCGCGGCGGAAGGCCTCGCCGAACAACTGAAGGACGCCGTGAACAAGGGCGCCACCGTCCACGCCGGCGGCAAGCTGGTGGACGGCCCCGGCTCCTACCTCGAGCCCACGGTCCTGACCGGCGTGACCAAGGAAATGCGCGCCTACAAGGAAGAGCTCTTCGGCCCGGTCGCCGTGGTCTACAAGGTCTCCAGCGACGAGGAGGCCATTGCCCTGGCCAACGACACCGACTACGGCCTCGGCGGTGCCGTCTTCTCCACGGATGAGGAACGCGCCCGCAAGATAGCCCAACGCCTGGAGGTCGGCATGGCCAACGTCAACGGCGTCGGCGAGGGCGCGGACATTCCGTTCGGCGGCGTCAAGCGCTCCGGCTTCGGCCGCGAGCTCGGCCCGCTCGGCATGGACGAATTCGTCAACAAGCGCCTCTTCTACATCGCCGACTGA